The DNA sequence TAATACCATATCCTATGAAGGCTGCATGACCCAGATGTTCTTCCTTCACCTTTTAGGTGGAAGTGAGATGATGGTGCTGGTAGCCATGGCAATTGATAGATACATTGCCATATGTAAACCCCTCCATTACAAAACTATCATGAGCAATCGTGTTTGTATTGGACTTATACTTCTTTCCTGGACCACTGGTTTTGTGCACACTATGAGCCAAATGGTTTTTACAATTACTTTGCCCTTCTGTGGTCCAAATGTTGTGGATAGTTTTTTTTGTGATCTTCCTCGGGTCATCAAACTTGCTTGCACTGATACTTACATCTTGGAGCTGTTAGTCATTGCAGATAGTGGACTACTCTCTTTGTTCTGTTTCATTGTTCTGTTCATCTCCTACAGCATTATCCTGATTATTGTTCAGCATCGCTCCTCCAGGGGGTCTTCCAAAGCTTTGTCCACTCTTTCAGCCCATATTACAGTGGTTGTGCTATTCTTTGGACCTTGCATCTTTATCTATGTATGGCCATTCAACAGTGTGTCCATTGATAAGATTCTCTCTGTGTTTTATACAATTTTTACTCCCCTTTTAAATCCAATCATCTATACATTCAGAAATAAAGACATGAGGAatgcattaagaaaaataaagactaagCATATTAGTTCCAGATCAATCTTTTAACTGGGATATTATAATCATCAAAAGTaacatcagcagcagcagcacatcCAAAGACATTAAggtatatgattttatattaaacataaatcACAGTTTGAGGAATAACTTTTTTCCTACATAAGCATATATGCAATAAAACATTCTGACTTGACTATCAAAGTATAAACCATTGAACATTCCATTTGTCACAGTTTTATgttctttgataaaataaattatatcttaagtagaatttttaaaggtCTAACCACATACAAGGCACTTtatatgttttctcattttcacaaaaatgaaaatagagaacaTGATTTGCATGTtgtcaataagaaacaaaattaagcaGTAGAAAATTTAGTGAACTTGTCATAGTAAATTTATAAACTATATTCATAATAACAACCTACACCTAACTACAAATATGTATACCTcctaacttaaaatattttcctacctACATTTTAATAACAGTAATAAGTATTTGTTTTCTGTACCATCCTTTTAGATCATAGTTCCCCCCAAATATATAGTTATAACAAAGagtttttcattaatttgaaagCAAAAACAGTCACCAAGACTTGCCCAGTCTTCTTTTGCTTCTCAATAGAAAAGATCTTACTAGCTAAAAAGATAGAACCTAGTTATTAACGTGTACTcggtttgttgttgttaaataggGTAGAGAATACCATGTGTGAAATTCAACTAATTTGTTATGGTACCTCATTGTATTTACATATTATGTAGTAAAAGTAAGTGAAAAATTACAAAActgggtaaaaataaaaatttgactcATTCTACTTAATAAGGAAAGACCATAATCAGAAATATAGGTGAAGATAAAAGAAGAATGCAATAGGCTATAAAGCTAAGCAACCACAAATATTAATTTTGGGGACCCATGAACAAAATGATGTTtgtagaaaataagaatattttttccttcattacaTTTGTTGACAAATTCaccagtttgttttgttttgtttttgtcttcattttccctTCTCAAGGAGACAGTGGATTATTGACAAGTTAAAAATGTGCATATCAGCTGGGCTGGGCATGCTTGCaatctcagttactcaggagTCTGGgtcaggagcatcacaagttcaagagcagcctgagcaacttagtgaggtcttttctcaaaataaaaaaaatgaaaagagttgaAGATGTAGCTCATACATAATTTCCAGTTATGTATAACCTACCCAACTTGAACCATGAGTAGATAGAAAATCTAAACTGACTAGTATAACAAGCAGATGAGATGGAAGCACAATTAAGAGATATCTGACAAAGAAAAGTCTAGGCCCAGATGGATTCTAgccctttaaaaatgaaataaagccaattttcctcaaattattccatgaggtagagagggagaaAACACTCCCAAATTCTTTCTATGAAGGCAGTATCACACTGTTATACCCAAACCAGAAAgacataagaaaagaaagaaaaccacactcaaatatccctgatgaacatagacacaaaaatccttcataaaatattagcaaaccacattcCAAAACAGGTTAAGAAGATggtacaccacaatcaagtgggtttcattgcaggcatgcaaggttgtttcaacaaatgcaaatcaataaatgtaattaaccacctctttttattatttttaattttgtttccttgggtcttctctttattcttttgcataGTTTGGCTAAGGactatcaatcttgtttatcttttcaaaaagccaattttatttccttgatctctttttaaaaaattctcagttCACTAAGTTTGGCTTTGATGTTCTGTGTTCTGCTGCTTTGGGGATTAGTTTGTTCTGAATTTTTTAGAGCTTTAAGGTGTAATGTTAGTTTATTGAGGATACTGATATTATATgagctttgtttttttgtttttgtttttgtatgtctttatttttgtagtctataaaattttctcttagaTCCACCTCTATGCTGTAACTTGATGTTTGTCTCTGATCTCATTTGTTTCTAGGACATATTTAATTTCTCCATTGTTTTCTTGTTGGACCCACACTTTATTCAAGAGTGTATTTGTAATATCTCTATGTTGAAtgattaaatgttttgttttgttttctgctattgatttctaatttcatcccatttTGGTCTGTTAGGATACAAGgaattatctctttctctctatttcttttttttgtatttgctaagacttggtCTGTTTCCTAAAtacagtctattttagagaagtttcCATGTGCAGCTGAGAATAATGTGAGTCTAAGTTTGctgcacaaaatattttatagattctatagtttcatttgatttataatattttttagttctcatgAGTCTACTTAGTTTATGTTTAGATAGTCTCTCTATTGGTGAGAGAGTTATGTGAAAATCAACCAGTATTATTATATTGAGGCTTATTTAATTATATCgagtaaattttgttttatgtaggTAGGTGCATCAacatttgggacataaatatttacaatcattgtgtgggctctctcttgtccagcgaggaggtccatggaacagggcAGAGTGTGGCTGCTGAGTCATGAATCAAGACCTCGGGAGACCAagctggaagcaggtctgattttattgcatagttaccatgtatatatactcaagCAGTAGCTAAGAAGATCATAgccagccaccaatacaatttctggccagCAGTACTTGTGGCAATCAATCGAGGAGTGGACTGTGGAGCAAACGCTGGTACCACAACAAGTGGTCCCATGCTTGGGCACTGTGCCTAGGGGCAAGCAGTTTGCAGCTCACACACCTAGCAcgatgtatgcagtactccatgaaCCTGTCTCCACAAATCATTATATCATGTTATTAGATACTTCCCTTACCAGTATGAATTGGTCTTCTTTGTCTCTTGGAAGACAaattttagcttgaagtctactttgtcaGATATGTGAACAGCTACTTCTTCTTGCTTTACGTTTCCTTCTGAAGGATATATCTTTtctcatcctttcactttcaccCAGACTTCTAAGTCTGTATGTCTTTGTCTATAAGGGTGAGTTTCTTATAAACAACATATGGTTGGGTCCTGTTtctcctgtctttttcctgtctttttctgGTCTTGGTGTGTCCAAGTACCTACTAGGTTTTTGGTGGGCCAGAGGACATGACCCTCAATTGTCATTGACATAGCAGCCAGGATACTCTTCTTTAAGGGGTGTAGTCTTGTGGGCCATCCTGAAGAAAAACTCCATGCATTCAGGATTGTCAAATTCAGTGTGGGTATCCCCATGTACATTTTGGAGTGTGTGGCATATGACAGTTTAAGATAGAGGTATTGTAGTTTGGTTGAAAAGCCCTTGGGAGAGTGTAGGGCTTATGTCCTCTGTTTTGTGCATAGATTGCAGGTTGGTGGACTTGTATCTGGGCACATGGGTGGTTTCTGGTGTTTGTGCGCTGCTCCTCTATAAGCTCGTTTCTCTGGTGTAGTGCTTTTATCTATGCATGAAGTTCTCTGCTTACTGCTTGGGGTTAACCTCAGGAAATGTCTTCTTTAGGTCCATTAAAATGAATGAGAATTGAGTTTCCTCTCTTTTCTGGAACTTACAGATCTGAACCTTCCTGGAGATACTGGGGCACAGGAGCTACTTCTTTGGTTGCTATAGTTCTCTCTCCAGTCAGTGCTTATTAGTCAGCCCCGAGGTCCAGCTCTTCATGTTTGAAGGGTGTTGCgtatgctttctctttctttctgtaattaaaatgtgtcttaaaattttttcagttAACACTATTTCTTAACTGTTTATATGTCTTTTTACTATTCGTTTTATGAATGTATAATCCTCTGAACAATGTCTCCTAATAAggaaaatacaactttttttGTCAATCCCAATCCATTCTATAATAAGTAAGCCTAAATATTTACATGTGTCTGTGAAGGATAAGTGTTCAGAAATTTAAGGGAAGGTTAATGTTAGTGTGTATGACAGCATGTGCATCACATTTTATCTGTACTTTATACCAAGTTCTAATTTATGTACATAAAATGAACAATCTTTGAGTGTACAGT is a window from the Urocitellus parryii isolate mUroPar1 chromosome 6, mUroPar1.hap1, whole genome shotgun sequence genome containing:
- the LOC113176185 gene encoding olfactory receptor 4K13-like — protein: MEKENHSMVSEFILLGLTESHELQVFFYLFFSTIYVSIVLGNLIVIFVVKLDPQLHSPVYFLLANLSFIDMSLASFATPKMIYNLNSGYNTISYEGCMTQMFFLHLLGGSEMMVLVAMAIDRYIAICKPLHYKTIMSNRVCIGLILLSWTTGFVHTMSQMVFTITLPFCGPNVVDSFFCDLPRVIKLACTDTYILELLVIADSGLLSLFCFIVLFISYSIILIIVQHRSSRGSSKALSTLSAHITVVVLFFGPCIFIYVWPFNSVSIDKILSVFYTIFTPLLNPIIYTFRNKDMRNALRKIKTKHISSRSIF